A single window of Nicotiana sylvestris chromosome 5, ASM39365v2, whole genome shotgun sequence DNA harbors:
- the LOC104231186 gene encoding AP2-like ethylene-responsive transcription factor AIL6: MAPDNNNWLSFSLSSMEMLSSSASQSNSMLQSNMKLAPTFDGSSSADSHHYYFADNFFPHGWSNPKSQVMYTEGEKEVLGLNINGNDSSIFQNFLDTQIHQQTPPKLEDFLGGDSSSLTQDSSSLTHQIYEQQQNNGSAVYHQDFKNLAHGFHYQATAAAAFSNNSGSEVDNSVGTEFVSESCNELAYSQCPPALSTGALSLAVNTTNTTQCLEKEKAIVAVVDSESCKKITDTFGQRTSIYRGVTRHRWTGRYEAHLWDNSCRREGQARKGRQVYLGGYDKEEKAARAYDLAALKYWGPTATTNFPVSNYTQELEEMKHMSKQEFIASLRRKSSGFSRGASIYRGVTRHHQQGRWQARIGRVAGNKDLYLGTFATEEEAAEAYDIAAIKFRGVNAVTNFEMNRYDVEAIMKSSLPVGGTAKRLKLSLEAEQKSLSSNNQQQTTQSSSSNNSSSNINFGAMPPMSAIPCGVPFDATAPFYHHNFFHHLQSGNAGASDTSGAVTTMASAMPLLPSGAEFFIWPHQSY, encoded by the exons ATGGCTCCAGACAACAACAACTGGTTATCATTTTCTTTATCTTCTATGGAAATGTTAAGCTCTTCAGCTTCTCAGTCTAATTCTATGCTTCAATCCAACATGAAACTTGCACCAACTTTTGATGGCTCCTCTTCTGCTGATTCTCACCATTACTATTTTGCTGATAACTTCTTTCCCCATG GTTGGTCTAATCCAAAATCTCAAGTGATGTATACAGAAGGTGAAAAAGAAGTTTTAGGGCTGAATATCAATGGAAATGACTCATCAATTTTTCAAAACTTTTTGGATACACAAATCCATCAACAAACACCACCAAAACTTGAAGATTTCTTAGGTGGTGATTCATCATCTTTGACTCAAGATTCATCATCATTGACTCATCAAATCTACGAACAGCAACAAAATAATGGGTCAGCTGTTTATCATCAAGATTTCAAAAATTTAGCTCATGGGTTTCATTATcaagctactgctgctgctgcttttTCGAATAACTCGGGTTCTGAAGTTGATAACTCGGTTGGTACTGAGTTTGTTAGTGAGTCATGCAACGAGTTGGCTTATTCACAATGTCCTCCAGCTCTTTCTACTGGTGCTTTGTCTTTGGCTGTTAATACCACTAATACTACTCAGTGCTTGGAAAAAGAAAAAGCCATTGTTGCTGTTGTTGATTCAGAGAGTTGTAAGAAAATTACTGATACTTTTGGTCAAAGAACTTCCATTTACAGAGGTGTAACAAg ACATAGATGGACAGGAAGATATGAAGCGCATCTTTGGGATAACAGCTGTAGAAGAGAAGGCCAAGCTAGAAAAGGGCGTCAAG TGTACTTAG GTGGATATGATAAGGAAGAAAAAGCAGCAAGAGCATATGATTTGGCAGCTCTAAAGTATTGGGGTCCCACAGCTACCACCAACTTCCCT GTTTCCAATTATACCCAAGAACTGGAGGAAATGAAACACATGAGCAAGCAAGAATTCATTGCCTCTCTTAGAAG GAAAAGTAGTGGTTTCTCGAGAGGAGCTTCGATATACCGAGGTGTGACAAG GCATCATCAACAAGGCCGTTGGCAGGCAAGAATTGGCCGTGTTGCAGGGAACAAGGATCTCTACCTAGGGACATTTG CTACTGAGGAGGAAGCAGCCGAAGCATATGACATAGCAGCAATAAAGTTCAGGGGAGTGAATGCAGTGACCAATTTCGAGATGAACCGATATGATGTCGAGGCTATCATGAAAAGTTCCCTCCCTGTTGGTGGTACAGCAAAGCGTTTGAAGCTCTCTCTTGAAGCGGAGCAAAAATCATTGTCGAGCAATAACCAGCAGCAGACGACTcaaagcagcagcagcaacaacagcagtAGTAACATCAATTTCGGGGCAATGCCACCGATGTCTGCAATCCCATGTGGAGTTCCATTTGACGCGACTGCTCCTTTCTATCATCACAACTTCTTCCACCACCTTCAGTCTGGAAATGCAGGTGCGTCCGATACTTCCGGTGCTGTGACTACAATGGCATCTGCAATGCCATTACTGCCCTCAGGCGCCGAGTTCTTCATATGGCCTCACCAGTCCTATTGA